Genomic window (Syngnathus scovelli strain Florida chromosome 14, RoL_Ssco_1.2, whole genome shotgun sequence):
TCAGCACGGGCCAATACCGGATGCTGGCCAAGAGAGGAGGTTTCGTGTGGGTGGAGACACAAGCAACTGTCATCTACAATAACAAGAACTCGCAACCACAATGTGTGGTCTGTGTCAACTTTGTCCTCAGGTATTGAAGAGGACCTCTGAAAGTCCCAATCATTCATTAAAAATTACTTATTTTGATTTGGAATAATATTGTTTATTTTCAGTGAGGACTGTATGTTTAAAAAGCCTGCTATACGTACAAATAACTCCCCAAAATGCGATTGACACCCAATTGCTAACAACTAAACTTAGCTTCTACTTGGCCATATGAAGCTTGGCCCCGAGTCAAAATTCATTAATTCCGCAAATACCCTTCAAGCTAATCATTAGTTTCCACTTACCTatggtgccatcttgtggcatctcagAGAGCTACTGAATGTGCCTCAAACTACAAATATAGGGCAGTTTTagggtttattattatttatagatccaaagtagactTTATTGTATTCCTCTTTTACAGTGGGGTCCAGGAGGAGAAACTGATCTTGTCTCTGGAGCAGACGGAAGACGTTAAGCCTGTGAAGGAGGAAAAGAAAGACGAAGAAAAAGTTGTGCAGAGCTGCCCACTAGAGAAGTCCCCAACTCTGCCGAAGAAGGAGAATGGGGCAGAGAAAGCCCCAGAGCTGGATGTGATCAAGTTGTTTACACAAACACTTGAGCCACAGCCAGTGACCAGTCTGTACGAGCAGCTGAAGGAAGAACCGGAGGCCCTGACTCTGTTGGCCCCAGCAGCCGGAGGCGCCATCATCTCCTTGGACTTCAGTTGCCCCGGTCAGTAGCCTCATGCACACTTGGAAGCTATTTGGCTGTACACATCTGCAATGCCGCGCTGTCCTCTCCTGCAGATGCCGACAACCAGCTGCTGAAAGACGTGCCTCTCTACAATGACGTGATGCTTCCTGCCACCGGCGAAAAGCTGCTACTGCCTCTTTCTCCTCTGCCGCCCAGCGAGCCCCTCGGTGTCGACGTGACTGAGAAAAGTCACAACTATGCCGGACCTGTGTCCACGTCGACGGCCAGTAACAGCACAGTAGAGGTAAAGACAATTCAAGGTCATGGCAATCCATTTATTGCTGTCATCCATGGATAAGGGTAGTGTGGTGGAAGTATTTGACATTCTCCAATAAGAGGGAACTCTCCTCTTTCCTCAGGTGCCTCCTCCGCCAGACTTTTGCTTAACCATGGACTCGGACATCTCCGACTTTAAACTGGACTTGGTGGAGAAGCTGTTTGCCATTGACACACAACCCAAGACTCCCCTTGCTACACAGGTAATGACTGTTCATGACTGGTCTTTAAAAACAGAACATCAAAATTATATGATGATgctgcccccctcccccccctcaaAATAAAGGCAATGGAAGACTTGGACCTGGAGATGCTGGCTCCCTACATCCCCATGGATGACGACTTCCAGCTGCGCAGTATGAGCCCCGAACAGCCCCTGCCTTGTGGACCTGTGGAATCCCTGGAGAGCTTGCCTGTCCACGTCACGCAGGATCTCCATAACTATCTCGGCCTGCCCTTCAACACGCCAGGCAGTGGCACCGCGTCCCCGGCACCACCTGACCCAATCGCTATCCACCCCTCTTCCCCCAGCCCCATAATGAGGTTAAGCTTCCATAATATGCTCAAGATCTCCCCCACCCTAGTTTTGCAGTGGTCTCATGTCACCGTTTGTTCTGCAGAACGCCACAGTTGGACAAAGAGGTGTCCCTCCGCACTCTGGCAGCTCAAAATGCACAGCGCAAAAGAAAACTGGATGACATACGAGAGCTGGTTGGCCAGGTAACATCTCAGTAGAAGGCATGAAAATTAAACCACATTTTTGTAATTTGATTCATACTTTAAGTGACAAAATAATCAACAGATTAATACATgagcaaaataataaaataatatattttttttttcttctccagggAACTTTGCCTAAGGAAAATATGAAAGAAGGGAAGAAACTGAAGGCAGAGTTGGGCACAACCCAAATTGTATTTCTTCTGCCTTCAGGTAAAGCGAGGCGACCTATTGATTTCTCCGTTAATGGCTTTTGTTCCATTATTAATGAGCCGCGGTGTGGTGTTGTTTCAGATTTGGCGAGTTGCCTGTTAGGCAGCACATCAGAGGCCACCAGGTCCCTCTTCAACTTGCCACAGCTCACACGCTACGACTGCGAGGTCAACGCTCCCTTACAGGGCCGCCAGTATCTGCTGCAGGGGGAGGAGCTTCTGCGCGCCTTGGACCATGTCAACTGAGTCCGCTGTTGGACTCAATTGGAGACTACAGTCTTTCCCATTTTCCTTctaacaccccccccctccagtCCTCTTATTTATGTATCTGAATACGTCCAACTCGAGTTTGGCTGCTGTTTGTGCACACTATGTGAAGTCCATAGCATTCCACTGTGACAAACGCTATAGCAGCAATTTGGTCGCTATAAGGGATTCCGGCATCGCAAGGTTCCACTTGATTCTTTTGGTTTCCAGTTCGCTCCTCCCGGGAGTCTCTCAGCACACGGCGCCTCTCAGATGACCTTTTCCAGCAGGTCATCAAGAACCTGGCGCAACTGCCAGCAGTGTATTGTAAGCTTCAGTCGCACAATTTATATTTTCTTAAAAAGAAAACTATTACCAGCAATATATATTAAGCCTTTTTGAAACTAGTTTTAGTGGGAtttgaaaagatttttttttttttgttccaataATTGTATGTCTTAACATCTGTAGTCCTCAAATTTGATGTTTATTGTTTAAACCTACAGTGGCAAGAATGTTGGCTTCATTTATTCACGGTCTTGTCTTTTTAGTCTTTGAATATATTTAATTGTGTAGCAGTCCAGTACATAAGTCACTTTATTACTTTGCTGTATGTGTCCTATTGTGTGTTCTGTATACCAGCAAAATTCACTTAGTATGGCTTCTCACAATCGGAATCGTCAAAATGAAAAGTGGAACTAGGTTGGCTTTGCTTCACATTACGTTTTCTCCATCAAACATGACCCGGGTGCTTTATGTTATTATAATTTTTAATGTCTGACACTTAAAACAGAAATAAGGGGCATCTGAACAGACTGCATTTTTACTAATGTGATCATTGCACCATTGGTGATTTGTCCAACACCGCTAAGTTAATTGTAGTTTGTCTAACTGATCAAGTGATCAATCATACCATGCTTCTTGTTACTGTCTAACATTAAATGGGCTGTCTTATAAATTACTTTTGGACGTGTCATTATTACTTTCAGCAGGCGTCAAATGAAAATTAATACAGGCAATTGTATaggaagagaagaagaaaactTCTACAACTAGGTTTTATATCAAATACTGAGACAAGAAAATGTTTGAAGGAGACATTTAtgcaatttcttcacatttcaAAATTGTTGCGTGGTAAAGCAGTCCATACatagaaatataaaataatggTAATTATAAAACTTTCCATGATGTGTACCCTTTAATTCCAGGCAGCTATGGTGACTTAACAGGTTTCACAGTAGCACTCATGTACATGATTAAGTTGCTTGGCAGGTTGGATTGTGAGCAGATGTTTGTCACTCTGTGTATTCAGGAGTCATTTCAAGTTGAAGCTGCTCTTCTCCCCTCTGTACCACCATGGTGATCTTTCCACTATTACGCACGGCCGTGTAGATCTCCTCTGAAGTCTTCACCTTCACTCGGTTGATCTCCAGTACAACATCTCCAGGCAGCAGGCCAGATCTGACAAAGATAGTGTGAATGAGGCGTACAATTTTCTTCCCCCGCAAAGATCAATTCCAATATTCCTCACCTGTGTGCCGGGGAGCCCATGATCACTCTGTGGATCAGAATTCCATGAGTCACATCTGGGAAAGATGGATCTCTAAGCTTCAGCTCGGCAATGATGCTAAGGCACCAAGACAAAACAAAGATTTCAGGTGACAGTTAAAATGGATTGTATTTTTCGCTCTTCCTTCCATTTGCACTTAAAAACCTTACCTTGGCGTTAGTGTGAGCATCATGACACCAATGTACCGCCGCTTTGTCTCAGACTCGCCAAACCAGGAGCCTATGATTAATATGAGAACAGCAGGGTGTGTGAGTGTTACAGTGAGTGTTAGTTTCACTTTCAACACAGGAGGcatgagaaaacaaaaacatgtataCTTTTTTGTTTGGCAGCTTGATCAAGGAAAAGTCTCAAGCGATCAGATGGTATAGCGAAGGAGATGCCTGGAGTGACTTTCATGGTGTTTATCCCGATGACTTCACCATCCTGGGCAAATTTAAATGTAAGTGAACTATACAGGTGACAATCATGTTGGGAAAATTATTTCATCTGGCTCTCACCAGGTTGATGAGAGGACCTCCGGAATTGCCAAACTGCAAAACAAACATGGGTAGTAAAACGCAAATACAGTAAACCAAAGTCGTCATCACTGTTGTGCACTAACATCGATCGCAGCATCGGTCTGGATGTAGTCCATGTTGGAGTTGGACAGGCCAAGCTCCTTACTGGCCCGCTGAACTGAGCTGACGATCCCTGATGTGATTGTGTTCCGTAACGCAAACGGGCTTCCCATGGCCACCACAAACTCTCCTTGACGGACATCACATGAACGGCCCAGCGGGAGTGTGGGTAGAGGATTCTGTGGATCAGGACAAGGGGGCACATAAAATCTTGAGAATATGCTTACCAAAGTTTTCTAAACAAAAAGACTGACATTAATTGAAAAAGAACAGTTCTTGTGAAACTACTTAAATCTGAAATTACATCTTAGTTGCTTGAGTTAAAATCATTGTGATGGTGTGTAAAGGTGATGAAACTTATTGTTTTGATAGGTAGTTTTGTTGCCATAGTCATACATATAACATTTAAAGCTCCaaagcgccctcttgtggcaaaCCAGAGAAACACAATGTGCAAAAAGACCCAATAGTGTACAAAGCGGTCATCCTACGTTAATAAATATTTGAAGCTTTGAATGATGTGCTCCGATTCCACAATTGTGTATAGGAGGCCTGTTTCTCCTCACCTTTGCAGAGATTCGAATGGTGGCGATGTCCGCCGCCGGATCGACATTTTGCACGGTGGCATGGTACGTATCTCCATTAGTGAGCTTGACGCGGACCCCACGCTTGTTGGCCACCACGTGAGCATTGGTCACGATAAGACCATCACTGCTGATAATAAACCCAGACCCATTGGACACTGCCACTTCCCTCCCAGAAAATGGgtgtctattaaaaaaaaaaaaaaaaaaaagaaccacttTAGTAGTAACACTTGGTTTACCTGTTTAGCCAACTCACCTTCCCACAATTTCAATGTAGACAACAGCTGGATTGGACTTTTCCACGACATCTGCTATAAAGTTGTATTTATACCGAGGAGTATCAGGTTTAAAAGGAGAAGCGCAATCAGCTGACGGCAGGATGCGTTCAAGTACCCCGTGTGATTTGGGGTAAGATGCAGGTCCGCCGTCCTCTCGACCATCCAGAAGCGCGACAGAAGCGCACAGCCCCAAGCCCAAGGACAACGACTTAAGCAGGCAGGACTGACTGCGATCGTCGCCCCTTTCCTTGTCCCACGTCGGAGCCCCGAGATCCAGTTGTGTTTTGTCACCAGCTCCTCCGTGATCGGTTGTCAGTCTAACCGTAGACACCCATCGGCCGCCTGTTATTTCCTTATTTCTCCAAGTATGTGTCCTGAACGCCGCGAGGATACGTCGACTGACAACAGCCGCGGTTGTTGCCATACTGCATTACTTTATGTAGAGGAAAAACAAATGATTTGTATGAAATGATACCAAAATAATCATTAGGTTTTGAATTGACAGGGACCACGATATAACAACCAAGGTAAATAATGGCAACCCGGAagtatgaccttttttttttttttgcggcttCCTTTCGTTTTATTAGTGGTTGACACACTAGCCTAAGAATGCAATGCCGCCATCAACTGGACAATGGAACCAACGCAAGTAAACATATTAGattgcataaaataaaataaaaatagtgctGTCAAAAGTGCTAAGTTGGTATCAATGACAGTACAATTAAATTTAACATTGTTTTTGACGTCGCAATAAAGTTACTGTGAAATGAACTTGAGGACCACCGTCGGTGAAGGGGTGCTAAAAATATCGTTCCACCCAGGTAGGCTGCCCTTGACAAATGATCAAGCGCACCCTTTAAATGGCATTCAAACATTTTTCAGCCAATCAGAGCGCAGAAAGAACACAGCGCTGGAGTTTGAATACACTGCAGAAACAGTCGGGACGCTGTTTTATTTCCACCGAAATTGAGAAAATAATGGAAACAATGATTACGACTAATCGCCAAGCTAGTTAATGAAATAGGTACAATGCAAAGTCGTCGCTGCTGCGGAGGTCTGAATTAGGTTTGGGATAATAatattgaagattttttttgatTGCGCCAACAACCGAGTCTCTTCATGTTAAGTCCGtcgatttgttaaaaaaaatatttttggggactAAGGAATCGTATCAGTATTATTTTCTATTGATGTCCTTagtgtgcttttttttgtgtgttacttAAGTGCAAGTAATAATGACTAAGCGACGGttagtgtgaaaagacaagcaaCAGCGCGCAAAGGAGTATCCCCGCTTTTGTTGGAAGAAGGTGAGCGTTGTTTTTAGCGTGTAGTTTAGCAAGATAGGACGCTGAAATGATGAACGTGGAGAGAAATGTAGTTCGCCTAGTCGCTGTGCAACATCTCCGCACAGCGTACGGGATCAAGACAAAGAActggaacaaaaacaaagcaaccAGTTCTAAGTCAACAACAACCACGAACTCGGTGAGTTATCAAAGATGATGTTTACATTCTaatttgtgatttatttttgtctAATGTTAGTCAAACTTTGTCCTGCAAGCCCATGTGCAGCTATATGCTCGTGTAACTGTTAAATTAAATACATGTTCATGATTTCTCGTAAATAAACCTGCAATGGTAGGTGTTCAGGCAATACATTTAAGCAGAAAACAACAGTATAATAAAAATCGTAGAGAGATTCTAAGCCAAGCTTCGTTCATTTTAAATTGGGTAATAGGAGTCACACGATTTGTGATCACAAGACTTGAAGCTGTTTCAAATGGCGATTTACTTCCGCATTTGGGTGAGCTACAAAGAAACATGTGGAAAGTCTGCATTGTTCATTGTTGGACAAGAAGATGAAGATAAAATCTAAATCTCCCAAAATACATTAGAACCACATCTTACCAGAATGTAACCTCATTAATAATGATCataattgatgatgatgatgatcattatgatgataataataaatgcaATGCCGTGGATAATATTTCAGGTCTTGTCTAATTCTGATCTAGctcttattttctttttgttaaaACCAGACAAAGGTCTTTGGAGTACCACTGGAGATCTTACCATATTATGACATGACACATGGGCGTGTGCCACGGTAAGTTCCTTTCCTCATTCACACGTACAGTGGAATCTCCAAAGTTGTATGCCACAAGAGAAGTACACTTAGAAATTAAAAACTTCCTTATGAGTCAAACAGATGATGATTTCTGAGATTTCAACTTAGTGAACATATAAAAGATTACCTGTGCAGGAGTGTTTTACTTTTCTTTGGCTTTGTTAGGTGTTTTAGTGATGACACCACAGAAGGGTCCCAGTGATGCCAAAGAGGATAAGTGTAATGATAAACATAGATCAGAAATTAAAATGTCATGTGACATGAACACATACAAATTGCCAGCAGAGGGAGACAAAGCAACACAAATACTTTGTACATGCTAGCTCACACCTGACACGGCAATGACAATggacaacaacaataaaaaattcTTAGCTTCGCTTTTATTGTTGGCTCGCATGTTGGGAAGGCTGCTAACTACGTACATCAATGTAGGTCAAGTGTACTGGAAATTTTTTAACCCAGTCTGAACCGGATTGTTTAATTTTGTATGCTGGCATTAATACTGGCAACTTGTCAAGTTAAATGCTACAGTTGCATTCATGCACAGTCCATCTTCACTCTCCTAGCTTTCTGGTGGATGCATGCATGAAGTTGGAGGCGCATGCCGACACTGAGGGCCTGTTCAGAAAATCGGGCTCTGTTGTTCGCCTGAAAGCCTTACGGGTGAGTGATTGGTGACTTTGCACTCTCACTGTGTGACCTTGACCCCTCGAAAGGGCTTTGAGACAACAGGGTTTTGTTATATGTTCCCAGACCAAAGTGGATTCGGGTGAGGAGTGTCTGTCTACCGCGCTTCCCTGCGATGTGGCTGCACTGGTCAAGCAGTTCTTCAGAGAGCTGCCAGAGCCCGTACTACCCAATGAGCTGCAGGAGGCCTTCCTCAAGGCCCAGCAGCTCCCCGCCAAAGAGGACCAAATCTCCGCCACCATGCTGCTGTCTTGTGTCCTGCCTGACAGGAGCCTCAGTGTTTTGGGCCACTTCTTTGACTTCCTCCAAAATGTTTCCAAGAGGTGTTTGCATTTTCTTTGTAGCAGATTACAATAGTTGGGCATAAGGTCCGGTTGAACGCATGCAGGGTATTTTCACGGATGTGTTGtggactccattttgcttcaaatTGTATTAATCCCTGCTGACTTTGTTTGATTCCAGGAGTGCCGAGAATAAGATGGACAGTGCTAACTTGTCTGTCATCTTGGCTCCCAATCTCCTCCACTGTGGAGAAGGTACAGAGAAGATGAACGCCAACACAGAAAAGCGCATCAAGTTGCAGAtgggtgttgttcactgcttcATAGAGCATGCCCACAATCTTGGTATGAATACACACATCAACTGCTCCTCATCTCGCCTTCGACCCGGTTTAACACTCAAACTGTTACCTTCGTCTGTGTTTCAGGTGTGCTTCCACAATTCCTTGAAGCGAAGGTTTCAGAGATTGTGCACTGTGAGCAAATTCTGTCCCCTATGTTCAATGAACTTCAGGAACTAGACCAGAACTCAGGGTTGAAGCGGAGACACAGACAGAGTCTTGGAGGTAAAATGATTGCCTGGGAATTAAAGTATGGACGGCCATAATAATTAGCCACATTTGATAAAACAGCCATTGGACAACTTGTGTAGTCTGTGGATgaactttgtttttgtgttcttCTATTTTAGTCTTttcttctgccactcctgtgatTGGGACGCCATCCTCCAAGCGAAAACTGCCTTTGGATCCCGGCTATTCTTTTGGATTCTCAAATAAGAAACGTAGATCTGTCATGAAAAATCTTGGGATGGAATTGCTTCCCAGTTCCCTATTCAGCGGCACTTCCACCCCTGGATcaggtattttggattgctcatTAAAAGCCAAAGAATTTCTTCTGTGTGGTTTGTTTCAAGGGCGCTCCTTCTATTCTATGTGAAGCTTGCAGTGCGTCAGAAGTGCTGGAGTCATCCCAAAGTACTTTGGCCTCTGCTGGGAAGTGTCAAAGGCAACCGGCTACCTCAGCAAGGAGAAAGAGCAGACGACTGAGCGGCAGACATGTAGTCAGCAGGTAACCACTCCAACGATGTAACACTCTAGCTGCTGAGCCAATCAACaccagaaggaaaaaaaaaagtttttgggcTTACGGTATCTTACATTGCTCATTGTATTGTTTTATATCCCATTCAAGAGTTGAATCTGGAAAAGCCGGCTGCTTTTCTCCGAAAGTGGACAAAAAGGAAGCACAGCGCAAGTCTCTGCGCCAACGGTTCAGCTTAGGGAGGAGTCACAAAGACGCCGTAAGTGCGCTTGACTGATTAAAGGACGTCAACGAACCGTGGTGTCATCTAATCTTCTGCaagaaattatttttcaaatcattcTGCTTGCTCAACTTTTGCACATTTGTGGCAACTTAGTTTACATTTACCAGTAATAATTTTCAACTTGAAAAATGCATGTACAATTTTTCTTCTGGTTGTTCCCAGACTTTTAAATTTGGAGTGGGCTATGGTACGAAGCTAAAATATCATTTTGATGCCCACTTCTTAATCATTACTACGCTAAGCACAACACTATAACACTAAACATGTAAATATACATCTTGTATTTGCAGTGCAATCATTTTGATACTTTGGATGAGTGGTCAACGATTAACTGAATGTAATCTAGTTCTTGCCTTAATAAAAGTTGCTGACCACCAAAGGCAATATCTGATTTCTTCTGAGTGATTTCTCTCATCCTCTGAAGACCTAACCCCAAATGTCATTCAATTAACAACGAATATTAGGGTCACATCTGTGGGTTCATTTAACACTTGATTACTAATCCTACAAATCCTCTGACATCTGTTCCATCTTTCATTTCTCATTCCATGCTGGATGCTGGTGAAGGGATCTCAGTCCATAGGTTGGCGACTTGCCACCCAGGAGAGCACCACCAGTTTTTGTTTCACCAAAGAGACTACGTTCAAGGCATCGCTTCATCCCACAaatacaaaatccaacagtaagTACCCGAGGACGCTTTTAATCCTCTGACCTTTTGCTCGACTAATTTCTGCCACTGTCCCACTCTGATAGGTTCAAAGTTTATAAGCAAGTCTGAGGACAACTTGCTGACCCCCCAGTGTGACCCCAGTGCCCACTGCACCTCATGGAGCGGGGAAGCCCCTGGAGAAGCACAGGTCTTAAGCGAAGTGTCATTCCCTGATACGCCCACGGTTG
Coding sequences:
- the hif1aa gene encoding hypoxia inducible factor 1 subunit alpha a, translating into MDTGIVPEKKRVSSERRKEKSRDAARCRRGKESEVFYELAEQLPLPHSVSAGLDKASVMRLTISYLRMRKLLDTVDPNPEEESELDTQLNSSYLKALEGFLMVLSEDGDMIYLSENVNKCLGLAQFDLTGHSVFDFTHPCDQDELREMLVHRTGSKKTKEPNPERSFFLRMKCTLTSRGRTVNVKSATWKVLHCSGQLRSHSGLTDQTAKDHKEPPLPYLVLICDPIPHPSNIEVPLDAKTFLSRHTMDMKFTYCDERITELMGYDPEDLLDRSVYEYYHALDSDHLTKTHHNLFAKGQVSTGQYRMLAKRGGFVWVETQATVIYNNKNSQPQCVVCVNFVLSGVQEEKLILSLEQTEDVKPVKEEKKDEEKVVQSCPLEKSPTLPKKENGAEKAPELDVIKLFTQTLEPQPVTSLYEQLKEEPEALTLLAPAAGGAIISLDFSCPDADNQLLKDVPLYNDVMLPATGEKLLLPLSPLPPSEPLGVDVTEKSHNYAGPVSTSTASNSTVEVPPPPDFCLTMDSDISDFKLDLVEKLFAIDTQPKTPLATQAMEDLDLEMLAPYIPMDDDFQLRSMSPEQPLPCGPVESLESLPVHVTQDLHNYLGLPFNTPGSGTASPAPPDPIAIHPSSPSPIMRTPQLDKEVSLRTLAAQNAQRKRKLDDIRELVGQGTLPKENMKEGKKLKAELGTTQIVFLLPSDLASCLLGSTSEATRSLFNLPQLTRYDCEVNAPLQGRQYLLQGEELLRALDHVN
- the LOC125981385 gene encoding serine protease HTRA2, mitochondrial; this encodes MATTAAVVSRRILAAFRTHTWRNKEITGGRWVSTVRLTTDHGGAGDKTQLDLGAPTWDKERGDDRSQSCLLKSLSLGLGLCASVALLDGREDGGPASYPKSHGVLERILPSADCASPFKPDTPRYKYNFIADVVEKSNPAVVYIEIVGRHPFSGREVAVSNGSGFIISSDGLIVTNAHVVANKRGVRVKLTNGDTYHATVQNVDPAADIATIRISAKNPLPTLPLGRSCDVRQGEFVVAMGSPFALRNTITSGIVSSVQRASKELGLSNSNMDYIQTDAAIDFGNSGGPLINLDGEVIGINTMKVTPGISFAIPSDRLRLFLDQAAKQKSSWFGESETKRRYIGVMMLTLTPSIIAELKLRDPSFPDVTHGILIHRVIMGSPAHRSGLLPGDVVLEINRVKVKTSEEIYTAVRNSGKITMVVQRGEEQLQLEMTPEYTE
- the LOC125981379 gene encoding rho GTPase-activating protein 11A gives rise to the protein MMNVERNVVRLVAVQHLRTAYGIKTKNWNKNKATSSKSTTTTNSTKVFGVPLEILPYYDMTHGRVPRFLVDACMKLEAHADTEGLFRKSGSVVRLKALRTKVDSGEECLSTALPCDVAALVKQFFRELPEPVLPNELQEAFLKAQQLPAKEDQISATMLLSCVLPDRSLSVLGHFFDFLQNVSKRSAENKMDSANLSVILAPNLLHCGEGTEKMNANTEKRIKLQMGVVHCFIEHAHNLGVLPQFLEAKVSEIVHCEQILSPMFNELQELDQNSGLKRRHRQSLGVFSSATPVIGTPSSKRKLPLDPGYSFGFSNKKRRSVMKNLGMELLPSSLFSGTSTPGSACSASEVLESSQSTLASAGKCQRQPATSARRKSRRLSGRHVVSRVESGKAGCFSPKVDKKEAQRKSLRQRFSLGRSHKDAGSQSIGWRLATQESTTSFCFTKETTFKASLHPTNTKSNSSKFISKSEDNLLTPQCDPSAHCTSWSGEAPGEAQVLSEVSFPDTPTVVRLKSQFASEPAIVVSKPLTGSILPKKLCCSSESLESESSVSKASIQSVASPLKVDTSLAESGALKQESKTKPSDSVSQTPTFLRLTEDTRMSKLPSHQLNVTFDIAALSPLHIDSIVLDSAGRCSPVGSFVDHTSSAMSGSDDSAEPLRCSRLIEALDMQSPAHFMLSVSPGLRSTPYVPRLELADERGHTTARCEDVSSPEAGISKKQLQPDPECRHSRVADHIQHFNKLTIKSPRGANAKHIRSPLKFQRTPVRQAVRRINSLLGESRRPARKVDMTDARGIQAVKALSLESGLSPQLQPSKGTLQPVPKKPPPVPPKKPSTLAAKSKVCALGDMTNKVQSKANMDPPNLEAAALHKVVLQKLAENEVQHYRGSPRNPLNQPRLLPATKPVDL